A genomic window from Pseudogulbenkiania sp. MAI-1 includes:
- the rlmN gene encoding 23S rRNA (adenine(2503)-C(2))-methyltransferase RlmN → MKTNLLDFNLAQLTEHFAAMGEKPFRAKQVMRWMHQMGEADFDAMTDIAKSLRSKLHESAEVRVPDLMVEQASSDGTRKWLLDVGTGNGVETVFIPEDDRGTLCISSQVGCALECTFCSTGRQGFNRNLSTSEIIGQLWWANKAMGVTPKNERVISNVVMMGMGEPLANFDNVVSALQIMLDDHGYGLSRRRVTVSTSGMVPQMDRLREACPVALAVSLHAPNDAIRDVIVPINKKYPLRELMAACQRYLEKAPRDFVTFEYVMLDDVNDRPEHARQLIELVKDVPCKFNLIPFNPFPNSGYERSSNNAIHRFREILQEAGYVVTVRKTRGDDIDAACGQLAGQVQDKTRRKEKWIRIAEDGAA, encoded by the coding sequence ATGAAAACCAACCTGCTCGACTTCAATCTGGCCCAACTGACCGAACACTTTGCCGCGATGGGCGAAAAGCCGTTCCGCGCCAAGCAGGTGATGCGTTGGATGCACCAGATGGGCGAGGCCGATTTCGACGCCATGACCGACATCGCCAAGAGCTTGCGCAGCAAGCTGCACGAGTCGGCCGAGGTGCGCGTGCCCGACCTGATGGTCGAACAGGCTTCCAGTGATGGTACCCGCAAGTGGCTGCTGGACGTCGGCACCGGCAACGGCGTCGAGACCGTCTTCATCCCCGAGGATGACCGCGGCACCTTGTGCATATCATCCCAGGTGGGATGCGCCCTCGAATGCACCTTCTGTTCGACCGGGCGCCAGGGCTTCAACCGCAACCTGTCCACGTCCGAGATCATCGGCCAGCTGTGGTGGGCCAACAAGGCCATGGGCGTGACGCCGAAGAACGAGCGCGTCATCTCCAACGTGGTCATGATGGGGATGGGCGAGCCGCTGGCCAACTTCGACAACGTGGTGTCGGCCCTGCAGATCATGCTGGACGACCACGGCTACGGCCTCTCCCGTCGCCGCGTGACAGTATCGACCTCGGGCATGGTGCCGCAGATGGACCGTTTGCGCGAAGCCTGTCCGGTGGCGCTGGCGGTCAGCCTGCACGCGCCGAACGACGCCATCCGCGACGTGATCGTGCCGATCAACAAGAAATACCCGCTGCGTGAGCTGATGGCTGCCTGCCAGCGCTACCTGGAAAAGGCTCCGCGGGACTTCGTGACCTTCGAGTACGTGATGCTTGACGATGTCAACGATAGACCTGAACATGCTCGCCAGCTGATTGAACTGGTAAAAGATGTACCCTGCAAGTTCAACCTGATCCCGTTCAATCCGTTCCCGAACTCGGGCTACGAGCGTTCCAGCAACAATGCCATCCACCGCTTCCGGGAAATCCTGCAAGAGGCGGGCTACGTGGTGACGGTACGCAAGACCCGTGGCGACGACATCGATGCCGCCTGTGGTCAGCTGGCCGGGCAGGTGCAGGACAAGACGCGGCGCAAGGAAAAGTGGATTCGAATCGCGGAGGATGGTGCGGCATGA
- the ndk gene encoding nucleoside-diphosphate kinase yields MAIERTLSIIKPDAVAKNVIGKIYDRFESAGLKVVAAKMKQLSRAEAEGFYAVHKERPFFNDLVNFMISGPVMIQALEGENAVLKNRELMGATDPKKADAGTIRADFAESIDANAVHGSDSVENAAIEVAYFFAASEICSR; encoded by the coding sequence ATGGCAATTGAACGTACTCTGTCCATCATCAAGCCGGACGCCGTAGCAAAGAACGTGATCGGCAAGATCTACGACCGTTTCGAATCGGCCGGCCTGAAAGTGGTGGCTGCCAAGATGAAGCAACTGTCCCGCGCCGAAGCCGAAGGCTTCTACGCCGTGCACAAAGAGCGTCCTTTCTTTAACGATCTGGTGAACTTCATGATCTCCGGCCCGGTCATGATTCAGGCGCTGGAAGGCGAAAACGCCGTTCTGAAGAACCGCGAACTGATGGGCGCCACCGATCCGAAGAAAGCCGACGCCGGCACCATCCGCGCCGACTTCGCCGAATCGATCGACGCCAACGCCGTGCACGGTTCCGACAGCGTTGAGAACGCTGCCATCGAAGTGGCCTATTTCTTCGCCGCTTCCGAAATCTGCTCGCGTTAA
- a CDS encoding SPOR domain-containing protein, with amino-acid sequence MSPDTPNSPPPKGPDEKDISNKLKKRLLIAGGLVALALAAIPVLDYFGKRSDVAMTTTEPQGSSGKIANAASAPEAEPPAAIESSAPVAMEASQPAQASVAASPAPVTPGPAAPPAPDTGKTPGVAAIQGKAPSAPTVPAAPKAQLAAPAAKAKEESAPPPQAFKPLAQEETPPSPAPVGKAKPVGTSLGYKVQLGLFSSLTNAQKLVETLKAHGIEAHTETRVHVGPFRTRAEAEEAMSKLRQLGYSPLLAPGGQ; translated from the coding sequence ATGAGCCCAGACACCCCAAATTCCCCTCCGCCGAAGGGCCCAGACGAAAAAGACATCAGCAACAAGCTGAAGAAACGACTGCTCATTGCCGGGGGACTGGTGGCGCTCGCGCTGGCCGCCATTCCGGTGCTGGACTATTTTGGCAAACGCAGTGACGTCGCCATGACGACGACGGAACCGCAAGGCAGCTCGGGCAAGATCGCCAACGCCGCATCGGCGCCGGAGGCAGAACCCCCGGCCGCCATCGAGAGCAGCGCCCCCGTCGCCATGGAAGCCAGCCAACCCGCGCAAGCATCCGTAGCGGCCAGCCCCGCTCCGGTGACACCGGGCCCGGCCGCACCGCCCGCGCCGGACACCGGCAAGACGCCGGGCGTTGCCGCCATCCAGGGAAAAGCCCCGAGTGCGCCGACGGTTCCGGCGGCCCCCAAGGCGCAGCTCGCCGCTCCCGCCGCAAAAGCCAAAGAGGAAAGCGCCCCACCTCCCCAGGCATTCAAGCCGCTGGCCCAGGAAGAGACGCCTCCGTCCCCGGCGCCGGTCGGTAAAGCCAAGCCGGTCGGCACTTCGCTCGGTTACAAGGTGCAGCTCGGGTTGTTCTCCAGCCTGACCAATGCACAGAAACTGGTCGAGACGCTCAAGGCCCATGGCATCGAAGCCCACACCGAGACGCGGGTACACGTCGGCCCGTTCCGCACACGCGCCGAAGCCGAAGAAGCCATGAGCAAGCTGCGTCAGCTGGGCTACTCGCCCTTGCTCGCCCCAGGCGGTCAGTAA
- a CDS encoding GntR family transcriptional regulator, which produces MLEPEGLLLADRAFLALRELLTGGGLRAGQFVSMSDLVGVIGLPLAPVREAVKRAESAGFVRILPKRGVAVMEATPELIRECFHLRTIFDQEGARLLVRKHAADNLGELRKKHQQVLDAARAGVTSSLQREAMAVDWALHSTLSDVLDNASVREIYARNRDRILVMQHSRPLLPDRIVPAMEEHLAIMDAIAGGDEQEAAKQVRNHFRQTLRWWGLIDQAGEL; this is translated from the coding sequence ATGCTGGAGCCGGAAGGTTTGCTGTTGGCTGACAGGGCATTCCTGGCGTTGCGGGAACTGCTGACCGGCGGTGGCCTGCGGGCGGGACAGTTTGTCTCGATGTCGGATCTGGTCGGCGTGATCGGCCTGCCCCTCGCGCCGGTGAGGGAAGCGGTCAAGCGCGCCGAATCGGCCGGCTTCGTCCGCATCCTGCCCAAGCGGGGCGTGGCCGTGATGGAGGCGACCCCGGAGCTGATCCGCGAGTGCTTCCACCTGCGTACCATCTTCGATCAGGAAGGCGCCCGGCTACTGGTGCGCAAGCATGCGGCGGACAATCTGGGCGAGCTGCGCAAGAAACACCAGCAGGTACTCGATGCCGCCCGCGCCGGCGTGACGTCCTCGCTGCAGCGTGAAGCCATGGCGGTGGACTGGGCCTTGCACAGCACCCTGTCCGACGTCCTCGACAACGCCAGTGTCCGGGAAATCTACGCCCGCAACCGCGACCGCATCCTCGTCATGCAGCATTCCCGTCCCCTGCTGCCCGACCGGATCGTGCCGGCGATGGAAGAACACCTTGCGATCATGGACGCGATCGCCGGCGGAGACGAGCAGGAGGCGGCAAAACAGGTGCGCAACCATTTCCGCCAGACGCTGCGTTGGTGGGGCCTTATCGACCAGGCCGGGGAACTCTGA
- a CDS encoding C4-dicarboxylate transporter DctA: MYKRFHKTLFGQVVIALILGVIVGIVWPDFAAKLKPLGDGFIKLIKMLVAPLVFCVVVHGICSTGDLKKVGRVGIKALVYFEIVTTFALALGVLLAETLQPGAGMNVNPHSLDAAALADYSERVSQVGHMTAVDFIMKLIPATFGDAFAKGDILQVLLIAILFGCAVAALGERGRPVTTAIDHLGQVFFKLIGFIVKLAPLGVLGAIAFTVGKYGVGSLKQLGLLVALFYVTCTIFVVAVLGTILRLAGFNIFKLLGYLREELLVVLGTASSDAVLPQVMRKLELMGVKDSTVGLVIPTGYSFNLDGFSIYLTLAAVFIAQATNTPLSLTDLFTILAISLVTSKGAHGVPGSAIVILAATLSAIPAIPAIGLVLVLSVDWFMGMARALTNMIGNCVATVVVGVWEKDIDRERATKVLDGDIKVDLRAPIRAEPMAEVVPPSRL, encoded by the coding sequence ATGTACAAGCGCTTTCATAAGACCCTGTTCGGTCAGGTCGTCATCGCTCTGATTCTCGGCGTGATCGTCGGCATCGTTTGGCCCGATTTCGCCGCCAAGCTGAAGCCCTTGGGCGACGGCTTCATCAAGCTCATCAAGATGCTGGTCGCCCCCCTGGTGTTCTGCGTCGTCGTGCACGGCATCTGCAGCACCGGCGACCTGAAGAAGGTCGGACGCGTCGGCATCAAGGCCCTGGTGTATTTCGAGATCGTCACCACCTTCGCCCTCGCGCTCGGCGTGCTGCTGGCCGAAACCCTGCAGCCGGGTGCCGGCATGAACGTCAACCCACACTCGCTCGATGCCGCAGCCCTGGCCGACTATAGCGAGCGGGTCTCCCAGGTCGGCCACATGACGGCGGTGGACTTCATCATGAAGCTCATCCCCGCCACCTTCGGCGATGCCTTCGCCAAGGGCGACATCCTGCAGGTGCTGCTGATCGCCATCCTGTTCGGTTGCGCCGTCGCGGCACTCGGCGAGCGCGGCCGCCCGGTGACCACCGCCATCGACCATCTCGGCCAGGTGTTCTTCAAGCTGATCGGCTTCATCGTCAAGCTCGCCCCCTTGGGCGTGCTGGGCGCCATCGCCTTCACCGTCGGCAAGTACGGCGTCGGTTCGCTCAAGCAGCTCGGCCTCCTGGTGGCGCTGTTCTACGTCACCTGCACCATCTTCGTGGTCGCCGTACTGGGTACCATCCTGCGGCTGGCCGGCTTCAACATCTTCAAGCTGCTGGGCTATCTGCGCGAGGAACTGCTGGTGGTGCTGGGCACGGCCTCTTCCGATGCCGTGCTGCCCCAGGTGATGCGCAAGCTCGAACTGATGGGCGTGAAGGATTCGACCGTGGGCCTGGTGATCCCCACCGGCTACTCGTTCAACCTCGACGGCTTCTCGATCTACCTGACCCTGGCGGCGGTGTTCATCGCCCAGGCCACCAACACCCCCTTGTCCTTGACCGATCTGTTCACCATCCTCGCCATTTCGCTGGTGACCTCGAAAGGCGCCCACGGCGTGCCGGGCTCGGCCATCGTGATCCTGGCCGCCACCTTGAGCGCCATCCCGGCCATCCCCGCCATCGGCCTGGTGCTGGTGCTGTCGGTGGACTGGTTCATGGGCATGGCGCGCGCGCTGACCAATATGATCGGCAACTGCGTGGCGACCGTGGTCGTCGGCGTGTGGGAGAAGGATATCGACCGCGAGCGCGCCACCAAGGTGCTCGACGGCGACATCAAGGTGGATCTGCGCGCCCCGATCCGCGCCGAACCGATGGCCGAAGTCGTTCCGCCGTCGCGCCTGTGA
- the alc gene encoding allantoicase translates to MAHATGPTVIAPAAELPDWARRSVDLANPRLGAQALYASDDFFAEVSRMLNPEPAQFVPGKFDENGKWMDGWESRRKRVAGHDWALVKLGVKGVIRGFDVDTSHFTGNYPPAVSIEATVSATDDVEALKAANWTEILPATALGPNSHHLLECANGDAWTHLRVNIYPDGGIARLRVYGQPVGGLETAGPDQLVDLVALENGGRPVAWNDASFGSSASNMLLPGRGLNMGDGWETRRRREPGNDWCVLQLGAPGIIEKIEVDTAFYKGNYPDACSLQAAFVTGGTDQSATTQSMFWPVLLPEQKLSMDAVHTFTDLAKLGPVTHVRLNIFPDGGVSRLRLWGRVVKP, encoded by the coding sequence ATGGCCCACGCCACCGGACCTACCGTCATCGCCCCCGCCGCCGAGCTGCCCGATTGGGCGCGCCGCTCGGTCGACCTCGCCAACCCGCGTCTGGGCGCCCAGGCTCTTTACGCTTCGGACGATTTCTTCGCCGAGGTCTCGCGCATGCTCAACCCGGAACCGGCCCAGTTCGTTCCCGGCAAGTTCGACGAGAACGGCAAGTGGATGGATGGCTGGGAGTCGCGCCGCAAGCGCGTAGCCGGCCACGACTGGGCGCTGGTGAAGCTCGGCGTGAAGGGCGTGATCCGCGGCTTCGACGTGGATACCAGTCACTTCACCGGCAACTACCCGCCGGCGGTGTCGATCGAGGCCACCGTTTCCGCCACGGACGACGTGGAGGCGCTGAAGGCGGCCAACTGGACCGAAATCCTCCCCGCCACCGCGCTCGGCCCCAACAGCCATCACCTGCTCGAATGCGCCAACGGCGATGCCTGGACCCACCTGCGCGTCAACATCTACCCGGACGGCGGCATCGCCCGCCTGCGCGTGTACGGCCAGCCGGTGGGCGGCCTGGAAACCGCCGGCCCGGATCAGCTGGTCGACCTGGTCGCGCTGGAGAACGGCGGCCGCCCGGTGGCCTGGAACGACGCCAGCTTCGGCTCCTCCGCCAGCAACATGCTGCTGCCCGGCCGCGGCCTGAACATGGGCGACGGCTGGGAGACCCGCCGCCGCCGCGAACCGGGCAACGACTGGTGCGTGCTGCAGCTGGGCGCACCCGGCATCATCGAGAAGATCGAGGTGGATACCGCCTTCTACAAAGGCAATTATCCCGACGCTTGCTCGCTGCAGGCGGCCTTCGTCACCGGCGGCACCGACCAGTCCGCCACCACCCAGAGCATGTTCTGGCCGGTGCTGCTGCCGGAGCAGAAGCTGTCGATGGACGCGGTGCACACCTTCACCGACCTGGCCAAGCTCGGCCCGGTGACCCATGTCCGCCTCAACATCTTCCCCGACGGCGGGGTCTCGCGCCTGCGCCTGTGGGGCCGGGTGGTCAAGCCATGA
- a CDS encoding ureidoglycolate lyase, whose product MRPRILEVEPLSREAFAPFGDVIEASEAVRHFPINGGNTERYHDLASIEPGPEGRAIVSIFRGQPRELPFRVEMMERHPLGSQAFVPLSGLPYLVVVAPAGAPPAAEDLRVFLARSDQGVNYRTGVWHHPLLALDAVCDFLVVDRSGPGHNCDEVRLDTVGIIPALA is encoded by the coding sequence ATGAGGCCCCGCATCCTGGAGGTGGAACCGCTCAGCCGGGAAGCCTTCGCGCCGTTCGGCGACGTGATCGAGGCCTCGGAGGCGGTACGCCACTTCCCGATCAACGGCGGCAACACCGAGCGCTACCACGATCTGGCCAGCATCGAGCCGGGGCCCGAGGGCCGGGCGATCGTGTCCATCTTTCGCGGCCAGCCGCGTGAGCTGCCGTTCCGGGTGGAGATGATGGAACGCCACCCGCTGGGCAGCCAGGCCTTCGTCCCGCTGTCCGGGCTCCCCTACCTGGTGGTGGTGGCCCCGGCCGGGGCGCCGCCGGCGGCGGAGGACCTGCGGGTCTTCCTCGCCCGGTCCGATCAGGGCGTCAACTACCGCACCGGGGTGTGGCACCACCCGCTGCTGGCCCTCGACGCGGTATGCGATTTCCTGGTGGTGGACCGCAGCGGCCCCGGCCACAACTGCGACGAAGTCCGGCTCGACACCGTCGGCATCATCCCGGCCCTGGCCTGA
- a CDS encoding AmiS/UreI family transporter: MLLGLTLLYVGAVLILNGLWMLGRIGDREISVINLFAGGLTLLVALKLAFGEGADAASIKAGALSLLFSFTYLWVALNRHNGSDGRGLGWFSLFVAITAVPVAAETLYLARSAWDWWFGLSWLAWALLWLLFFLRLALQKPVARLTACMAIGQGVLTGWLPGYLLLTGAIR, encoded by the coding sequence ATGCTGCTCGGGCTGACGCTTCTCTACGTAGGAGCGGTGCTGATTCTCAACGGCCTGTGGATGCTGGGCCGCATCGGCGACCGGGAGATCTCCGTGATCAACCTGTTCGCCGGCGGCCTCACGCTGCTGGTGGCCCTCAAGCTCGCCTTCGGCGAGGGGGCGGACGCCGCCTCGATCAAGGCGGGCGCCCTCTCCCTGCTGTTCTCGTTCACCTATTTGTGGGTCGCCCTCAACCGTCACAACGGCTCCGACGGCCGCGGGCTGGGCTGGTTCAGCCTGTTCGTGGCGATCACGGCGGTGCCGGTGGCGGCGGAGACGCTGTACCTCGCCCGCTCCGCCTGGGACTGGTGGTTCGGCCTGTCCTGGCTGGCGTGGGCGCTGCTGTGGCTGCTGTTTTTCCTGCGGCTGGCGCTGCAGAAGCCGGTGGCCCGGCTCACCGCCTGCATGGCCATCGGCCAGGGCGTGCTGACCGGGTGGCTGCCGGGTTATCTGCTGCTGACCGGAGCGATCCGATGA
- the gcl gene encoding glyoxylate carboligase encodes MARMRAVDAAAAVLRKEGVSTVFGVPGAAINPLYSAMKKDGGFQHVLARHVEGASHMAEGYTRAKAGNVGVCIGTSGPAGTDMITGLYSASADSIPILCITGQAPRARLYKEDFQAVDIESIAKPVTKWAVTVREPALVPRVFQQAFHIMRSGRPGPVLIDLPFDVQMAEIEFDIDTYESLPLHKPAATRAQAEKAMAMLNAAERPLIVSGGGVINADAAVRLQEFAELTGVPVIPTLMGWGTIPDDHPLMAGMVGLQTSHRYGNATMLASDFVIGIGNRWANRHTGSVEVYTEGRTFVHIDIEPTQIGRVFGPDYGIVSDAGAALDRLLEVAREMKAAGQLPDRSAWVADCQERKRTLQRKTHFDTTPMKPQRVYEEMNRAFGQDTCYVSTIGLSQIAAAQFLHVYKPRHWINCGQAGPLGWTIPAALGVCAADPARKVVAISGDYDFQFMIEELAVGAQFKLPYLHVVVNNAYLGLIRQAQRGFDMDYCVQLAFENINAPETEGYGVDHVAVVEGLGCKAIRVRKPEEIQPAFAQARAWMEQYRVPVVVEIILERVTNISMGTEINAVNEFEELAAHGADAPTAISLLD; translated from the coding sequence ATGGCCCGAATGAGAGCAGTGGACGCCGCCGCGGCAGTGTTGCGCAAGGAAGGCGTGAGTACCGTGTTCGGCGTGCCCGGCGCCGCGATCAACCCGCTTTACTCGGCGATGAAGAAGGATGGCGGCTTCCAACACGTGCTGGCCCGCCATGTCGAGGGAGCCTCCCACATGGCAGAGGGCTATACCCGCGCCAAGGCCGGCAACGTCGGCGTGTGCATCGGCACCTCCGGCCCGGCGGGCACCGATATGATCACCGGCCTGTATTCCGCGTCGGCCGATTCGATACCTATCCTATGCATTACCGGCCAGGCCCCCCGTGCCCGCCTCTACAAGGAAGACTTCCAGGCGGTGGACATCGAGTCCATCGCCAAGCCGGTCACCAAGTGGGCCGTCACGGTGCGCGAGCCGGCGCTGGTGCCACGCGTGTTCCAGCAGGCCTTCCACATCATGCGCTCCGGCCGCCCCGGCCCGGTGCTGATCGACCTGCCTTTCGACGTGCAGATGGCCGAGATCGAGTTCGACATCGACACCTACGAGTCCCTGCCCTTGCACAAGCCGGCCGCCACACGCGCCCAGGCCGAGAAGGCCATGGCCATGCTCAATGCCGCCGAGCGTCCTCTGATCGTCTCCGGCGGCGGCGTGATCAACGCCGATGCGGCAGTCCGCCTGCAGGAGTTCGCCGAGCTGACCGGCGTGCCGGTAATCCCGACCCTGATGGGCTGGGGCACCATCCCCGACGACCATCCGCTGATGGCCGGCATGGTGGGCCTGCAGACCTCGCACCGCTACGGCAACGCCACGATGCTGGCGTCGGACTTCGTGATCGGCATCGGCAACCGCTGGGCCAACCGCCATACCGGTTCGGTGGAGGTCTACACCGAGGGCCGCACCTTCGTGCACATCGACATCGAGCCGACCCAGATCGGCCGGGTGTTCGGCCCCGACTACGGCATCGTCTCGGACGCCGGCGCGGCGCTCGACCGCCTGCTCGAGGTGGCGCGCGAGATGAAGGCGGCAGGCCAGCTGCCGGACCGCAGCGCCTGGGTCGCCGACTGCCAGGAGCGCAAGCGCACCCTGCAGCGCAAGACCCACTTCGATACCACCCCGATGAAGCCGCAACGGGTGTACGAGGAGATGAACCGGGCTTTCGGCCAGGATACCTGCTATGTCAGCACCATCGGCCTGTCCCAGATCGCCGCCGCCCAGTTCCTCCACGTCTACAAGCCGCGCCACTGGATCAACTGCGGCCAGGCCGGCCCGCTGGGCTGGACCATTCCGGCAGCGCTGGGCGTCTGCGCCGCCGATCCGGCGCGCAAGGTGGTGGCCATCTCCGGCGACTACGACTTCCAGTTCATGATCGAAGAGCTGGCCGTCGGCGCCCAGTTCAAGCTGCCCTACCTGCACGTGGTGGTGAACAACGCCTACCTGGGGCTGATCCGCCAGGCCCAGCGCGGCTTCGACATGGACTACTGCGTGCAGCTCGCCTTCGAGAACATCAACGCCCCCGAGACCGAAGGCTACGGCGTCGATCACGTGGCGGTGGTCGAGGGTTTGGGCTGCAAGGCGATCCGCGTGCGCAAGCCGGAGGAGATCCAGCCCGCCTTCGCCCAGGCCCGTGCCTGGATGGAGCAATACCGCGTGCCGGTGGTGGTGGAGATCATCCTGGAACGGGTGACCAACATCTCCATGGGCACCGAGATCAACGCCGTCAACGAGTTCGAGGAACTGGCCGCCCACGGCGCCGACGCCCCGACCGCCATCTCGCTGCTCGACTGA
- the hyi gene encoding hydroxypyruvate isomerase, with protein MPKFAANLTMLFTELPFLDRFQAAAEAGFQGVEYLFPYAFAKEVLAECLDRHGLVQVLHNLPAGDWEAGERGIACHPDRVDEFRDGVGRAIDYARALGCTQLNCLAGIAPAGVPADTLRETFVDNLRFAAGQLQKAGIRLLIEPINTYDIPGFYLNRTAQAAEILDAVGSDNLFIQYDIYHAQRMEGELAGTIAKHLPRIAHIQLADNPGRHEPGSGEINYPWLLRHIDGLGYSGWIGCEYKPAADTREGLGWITALTR; from the coding sequence ATGCCGAAATTCGCCGCCAACCTGACCATGCTCTTTACCGAGCTACCCTTCCTCGACCGCTTCCAGGCCGCCGCCGAGGCCGGCTTCCAGGGGGTCGAGTACCTGTTCCCCTACGCCTTCGCCAAGGAGGTCCTGGCCGAGTGCCTCGATCGCCACGGCCTGGTGCAGGTCCTCCACAACCTGCCGGCGGGCGACTGGGAAGCGGGCGAGCGCGGCATCGCCTGCCATCCGGACCGGGTCGACGAGTTCCGCGACGGCGTCGGCCGCGCCATCGACTACGCCCGGGCCTTAGGCTGCACCCAGCTCAACTGCCTGGCTGGCATCGCCCCGGCCGGCGTCCCGGCCGACACGCTGCGCGAGACCTTCGTCGACAACCTGCGCTTCGCCGCCGGCCAGTTGCAGAAGGCGGGCATCCGTTTGCTGATCGAGCCGATCAATACCTACGACATCCCCGGCTTCTACCTGAACCGCACCGCCCAGGCAGCGGAGATTCTCGACGCGGTCGGCTCGGACAACCTGTTCATCCAGTACGACATCTACCACGCCCAGCGCATGGAGGGCGAACTGGCGGGCACGATCGCCAAGCACCTGCCGCGCATCGCCCACATCCAGCTCGCCGACAACCCCGGCCGCCACGAGCCGGGCAGCGGCGAGATCAACTACCCGTGGCTGTTGCGCCACATCGACGGACTCGGCTACAGCGGCTGGATCGGCTGCGAGTACAAGCCCGCCGCCGACACCCGCGAGGGGCTGGGCTGGATCACGGCCCTGACACGCTAA
- a CDS encoding 2-hydroxy-3-oxopropionate reductase: MANIGFIGLGIMGAPMAGHLIAGGHTVFTYTRSNTPAALIEAGARVCTSGAEVARQADIVITMVPDTPHVEDALFGANGVAAGLSAGKIVVDMSSISPVATKDFARRINELGCEYLDAPVSGGEVGAKAATLTIMVGGNEAAFATVKPLFELMGKNITLVGGNGDGQITKVANQIIVALTIEAVGEALLLAAKAGADPAKVRQALMGGFANSRILEVHGERMVKRTFDPGFRIELHQKDLNLALTTGRQLGVSLPNTATAQELFNACAAHGGAGWDHSAMVRALEKLANFEIGQ, encoded by the coding sequence ATGGCAAACATCGGTTTCATCGGCCTCGGTATCATGGGCGCGCCCATGGCCGGCCACCTCATCGCCGGCGGGCATACCGTCTTCACCTACACCCGCAGCAATACGCCCGCGGCGCTCATCGAGGCCGGCGCCAGGGTCTGCACCAGCGGCGCCGAGGTCGCCCGCCAGGCGGACATCGTCATCACCATGGTGCCCGACACCCCGCACGTGGAAGATGCGCTGTTCGGCGCCAACGGCGTCGCCGCCGGTCTCAGCGCCGGCAAGATCGTGGTGGACATGAGCTCCATCTCGCCGGTGGCCACCAAGGATTTCGCCCGCCGCATCAACGAGCTCGGCTGCGAGTACCTCGATGCGCCGGTGTCGGGCGGCGAAGTCGGCGCCAAGGCGGCGACGCTGACCATCATGGTCGGCGGCAACGAGGCCGCCTTCGCCACGGTCAAGCCGCTGTTCGAGCTGATGGGCAAGAACATCACCCTGGTCGGCGGCAACGGCGACGGCCAGATCACCAAGGTGGCCAACCAGATCATCGTCGCGCTGACCATCGAGGCGGTGGGCGAGGCCCTGCTGCTCGCCGCCAAGGCCGGCGCCGACCCGGCCAAGGTGCGCCAGGCGCTGATGGGCGGCTTCGCCAACTCCCGCATCCTGGAGGTGCATGGCGAGCGCATGGTCAAGCGCACCTTCGACCCGGGCTTCCGCATCGAGCTGCACCAGAAGGACCTCAACCTGGCGCTGACCACCGGCCGCCAGCTCGGCGTGTCCCTGCCCAACACTGCCACCGCCCAGGAGCTGTTCAACGCCTGCGCGGCCCACGGCGGCGCCGGCTGGGATCATTCGGCGATGGTGCGCGCGCTGGAGAAGCTGGCCAATTTCGAAATCGGCCAATAA
- a CDS encoding DUF3830 family protein, whose translation MRYLSIDVGSYHFVARLEEEAAPRTCAAFLKLLPFSNQVIHSRWSGEAVWVPLGDFDTGLGFENHTNHPSRGDILLYPGGFSETEILFAYGSSQFASKMGQLAGNHFLTVVEGADQLMDMGRTVLWKGAQAIRFTDLGERR comes from the coding sequence ATGCGTTACCTGTCCATCGATGTCGGTTCCTACCATTTCGTCGCCCGCCTGGAAGAAGAAGCCGCGCCGCGTACCTGCGCCGCCTTCCTGAAGCTGCTGCCCTTCTCCAATCAGGTGATCCATTCGCGCTGGAGCGGCGAAGCGGTGTGGGTGCCGCTCGGCGATTTCGATACCGGGCTCGGCTTCGAGAACCACACCAATCACCCTTCGCGCGGCGACATCCTGCTCTACCCGGGAGGTTTTTCCGAAACCGAGATCCTGTTCGCCTACGGCAGCAGCCAGTTCGCGAGCAAGATGGGCCAATTGGCGGGCAACCACTTCCTGACCGTGGTCGAAGGCGCCGATCAACTGATGGACATGGGGCGCACCGTGCTGTGGAAGGGTGCGCAAGCGATCCGTTTCACCGATCTCGGCGAGCGCCGATAG